The proteins below come from a single Triticum aestivum cultivar Chinese Spring chromosome 5D, IWGSC CS RefSeq v2.1, whole genome shotgun sequence genomic window:
- the LOC123121311 gene encoding protein SAWADEE HOMEODOMAIN HOMOLOG 2 isoform X2 — MERRSTTRFSPSEIARMEKLVSSDRKEQVLVDSFCQKLVEEFNRSPARVGSRALQATQVRGWFLDKLPASTPKPASLPTTSEEKPLASEPDALISEIKTSASDEEKVLALDTSISNNEDALSADLPKDKVPEFEDLQFEAKSSKDSAWYDVALFLAHRKTSLGEVEVRVRFIGYGAEEDEWVNVRKAVRQQSIPLESSECRSIVKGDLVLCFKESNDEALHFDAHVVDVQRKQHDIRGCRCLFHVEYDHDQSQEMVNLKRISRRPRYL, encoded by the exons ATGGAGCGGCGATCCACCACCCGCTTCTCGCCTTCCGAG ATTGCAAGGATGGAGAAGTTGGTTTCATCAGACAGAAAAGAGCAAGTCTTGGTTGATAGTTTCTGCCAGAAGCTTGTAGAAGAATTTAA TCGTTCTCCAGCTCGAGTCGGAAGCAGAGCTCTACAGGCTACACAG GTTCGAGGATGGTTCCTTGATAAGCTCCCTGCATCAACTCCTAAACCTGCTTCCTTGCCTACTACTTCTGAAGAAAAGCCTTTAGCCTCAGAACCAGATGCGTTAATTTCTGAGATAAAGACTTCAGCTTCTGATGAAGAAAAAGTTTTAGCTCTTGATACAAGTATTTCAAACAATGAGGATGCACTTTCTGCGGATTTACCCAAAG ATAAGGTTCCTGAATTTGAAGACTTGCAGTTTGAGGCTAAGTCATCAAAGGATTCTGCATG GTACGACGTCGCCCTCTTCTTGGCACACAGGAAGACAAGTTTGGGAGAAGTT GAAGTCCGGGTGAGGTTTATCGGATATGGGGCTGAAGAAGATGAGTGGGTGAATGTCAGGAAGGCTGTCCGCCAGCAATCCATTCCGCTGGAGTCCTCAGAATGCCGAAGCATTGTCAAAGGAGATCTTGTCCTGTGTTTCAAG GAGAGCAATGATGAAGCACTGCATTTCGATGCGCACGTTGTGGATGTCCAGCGGAAACAGCATGATATAAGGGGATGCAGATGCCTCTTCCATGTTGAATATGATCATGATCAAAGCCAG GAGATGGTGAACCTCAAGAGAATCTCCAGGCGGCCAAGATACCTTTGA
- the LOC123121311 gene encoding protein SAWADEE HOMEODOMAIN HOMOLOG 2 isoform X1, giving the protein MERRSTTRFSPSEIARMEKLVSSDRKEQVLVDSFCQKLVEEFNRSPARVGSRALQATQVRGWFLDKLPASTPKPASLPTTSEEKPLASEPDALISEIKTSASDEEKVLALDTSISNNEDALSADLPKETTDKVPEFEDLQFEAKSSKDSAWYDVALFLAHRKTSLGEVEVRVRFIGYGAEEDEWVNVRKAVRQQSIPLESSECRSIVKGDLVLCFKESNDEALHFDAHVVDVQRKQHDIRGCRCLFHVEYDHDQSQEMVNLKRISRRPRYL; this is encoded by the exons ATGGAGCGGCGATCCACCACCCGCTTCTCGCCTTCCGAG ATTGCAAGGATGGAGAAGTTGGTTTCATCAGACAGAAAAGAGCAAGTCTTGGTTGATAGTTTCTGCCAGAAGCTTGTAGAAGAATTTAA TCGTTCTCCAGCTCGAGTCGGAAGCAGAGCTCTACAGGCTACACAG GTTCGAGGATGGTTCCTTGATAAGCTCCCTGCATCAACTCCTAAACCTGCTTCCTTGCCTACTACTTCTGAAGAAAAGCCTTTAGCCTCAGAACCAGATGCGTTAATTTCTGAGATAAAGACTTCAGCTTCTGATGAAGAAAAAGTTTTAGCTCTTGATACAAGTATTTCAAACAATGAGGATGCACTTTCTGCGGATTTACCCAAAG AGACTACAGATAAGGTTCCTGAATTTGAAGACTTGCAGTTTGAGGCTAAGTCATCAAAGGATTCTGCATG GTACGACGTCGCCCTCTTCTTGGCACACAGGAAGACAAGTTTGGGAGAAGTT GAAGTCCGGGTGAGGTTTATCGGATATGGGGCTGAAGAAGATGAGTGGGTGAATGTCAGGAAGGCTGTCCGCCAGCAATCCATTCCGCTGGAGTCCTCAGAATGCCGAAGCATTGTCAAAGGAGATCTTGTCCTGTGTTTCAAG GAGAGCAATGATGAAGCACTGCATTTCGATGCGCACGTTGTGGATGTCCAGCGGAAACAGCATGATATAAGGGGATGCAGATGCCTCTTCCATGTTGAATATGATCATGATCAAAGCCAG GAGATGGTGAACCTCAAGAGAATCTCCAGGCGGCCAAGATACCTTTGA